The sequence CAAGAAGCAGAACTAAATGATTCATGGTGTTAAAGGTACCTTTGAATGTGCTCCCAAGATGAGTTACAACGGTCTTTCTGTGGAAACATTTAATCTTGTCCTCAAGTGAGCGGATCTACCGTGGAGAAACACATAAGCATACACAGATTAGtaatatttttgaaaaagcTATTTGACCCTAGGGGGCTAACTGTATGCATTAGGTTAAATGCTGCATGGGGCATAAGCATTCTGTTGGTCATCCTTAGGGGATGTTTGTGAAAATGATTGTGTGTGAGAAAAGCTGTAGGAGGGATTGCTTCAATTGTTTATAGGGTTAAACCAAATGTAAACAGATGTGCTGTGTAATTAAGCTGATGCAGCAGGAGAGAAGTAGCCACTCTTGCCGAAGGCCACAGAATCCTGAGAGTGCACTGCATGGGATTTGCTGCTTGCTTGTCCCTGCAAGGTACGCACACACGAAGCCCGACACTCACTTTCTCAACAAACTCCTGCTCCTTTAGCCGAGCCTGGCTCAGCAAAGTCGTCTTCTCAGCAAGCTGAGCCTGGGGCAGGGAACAAAATGTTATTGATCCAGATTAAAAGGTTTACAGAGGAACAAGAAATCCAGTGTACTCTACTCAATGATGCAAGTTTTCTCATCTAATAAGTGGTTTACACTGGGAAATGGCTTAAATTGTATGAATCCTAGAAATAGCAACACCAGAAATACTGGAACCAACAAACATACCTGTAGATCCTCTGCACTCATCTGTGcccaaacaggaaaaaagaggGAAGAACTTTATGTTAGAAAGTGACACAATACTCCCTAGAtcatcaaatgtgttttaatctGTTACTTAAAATAGTTCCCAAAAACAGGCAATGAAGACCTGAAGACCTGTTTTGGAAGCCACGCTCAGGTGGAAGAAATCACAAAGGTGATGGTCTCTATAGAGACACACACTGACCCTCTGTCTAAATGAAGAATGGTTTGTGAGGTCCATAGTAAGAAAAGACCTCCCTGAGTACAAACCCAATCTAGCCATAAAGTCATTACCTCACTAGggaaaaatgcaacagagaGCAGTGTAATTCTGTTTCTGTGTACATCTGGTCTAGTGTGTAAAGGTAGAAGAAGCAATGCAGGGGTCTCATGGCACCTCAACACCTGGGTAAAACGTCTCACTGGAGTCATTATGTCCAGTATGACCTCTTTCCAGCATGCACATCTTGCATGTAAGTACTGCTCTAGTATAAATCTAAGGCCTAGAATCGCCTCATGTGATGATAATTGAGAACAGCGATTGAGGCTGGCTGCTGCCTCACAATCTCTGCTTTTTGAGAACATTCCTGAGTGATTCACATAAGCATCCCGCACGCTTGGGAGAGCAGTCAGACAGCCGAGCAAGAAACAGATCAGAGCAAATTACATCAGCAAATTGTACCTGAGCCCTTAGACAGAAACCTTCAATGACGAAAAAAGATAAAGGAAAAGATAACTGATTACTGCTAAGTCTGTTAAGATGGACGTGAACTTTCTATAAGGAAACTGAAGTGGCCGACTGGCTCtgacacaaaaatgtgtctcGATTAGGCTGTCATTCAAAACTAGTAATGCTTCCATCAGACTCCAGCCTATTCCTAAGAGGACACTGGAAACAAGTGACATTTATTATACAgccatttctttttatataGCTATTATAATATGCCTTATGAGTTCTGCAGAGTCACTGTACAAATTTAATCTAAACCCCAAATCTTGGATACAACACACACTACCTACAGGTATAAATTTCTACATCTGTGTAAATGGAAAAATGCTTCCAATACATCAACCATTTGAGACACCATCACACATGTTTAATGACCAGGTACAGTATGTCAGACAATCTTAGTACCTCAGAAGTGCCATAGCTCTTTGCTTGTAACTCCTCCAGTTCCTTCTGAACTTGCCACACTCTATctcccatctcctcctctcGACTCtgggtaaaataaaataaaataaataaaatcaatcaacTGCTGAGTCATTTCCTATGTTTCATCTCAGCATCACAACTTAACTATGTCTTTCTTTCAGACCTTCCACACTTTGTTATATTTGGAGAACAATTTTATCCCAGCCACTGACTGTTCTTATTAAATCTTTTGATCAGGTTTCAAATATGTACTGTTCAGCAGACATTCAACTGATGATTAACTCAAGTTTTTTTGACCAGAGATTCTCCAGGGGAAGGGGCTGCCAGAGGATTTGTGGAAACATTACAGAGAACAATTTATGATTTCAACCCATTAGCAAGTGAGCAGAAACAAGttaaaacagctaaaaaaaaaaaaaaaaagtaaaagaaattatttataCAGTTAACAGCAAAGGGATAAATAGCTACACAGCTGAAATAGCTAAAAGCATAAACAGTGGCCATAGTTAGCGAAAAGTAATAGTAAACAGTTGCTTAAATGGATAAATAACTGAAGTAGCTGAAAGTAAAAGGATAAATGGTTGAAACATCACTTGTACAGATTTGCTGTGACATCATTTCACccatttttattatcattagtggcataatataaacatttagaaCATGATTGGTGGACTCTATGAAGGGGTATTTGAGTTCATATACTTGGGCTGTGAGGCAtgtctgaggaaaaaaatggtGGGAACCACTGCTTTGAACTAAAAGAACGTAGCTGCCAACTTGTGCAGTGATAGTTTCCAAATGGTGGGTGGGGTTAATCTTTCCATTTCAAACCTATACAAAGAGGTCTGCATTTGGGAAAAAGATCCTTTCAAGTTTTATCTTTGTACAATACCTGTATAACCTGCTCATATTTCTGAACAGTTCTATGCAAATCATCCTCCTTCTGGGTGATCAACTTCCTCAGCTGACTGGTTTCTTCACGATGGCTATTGATGAGCTCCGTTTCAACATTCTGGGCCTTTGCTGTGAcgaggaaagagaaagaagccAGAGTTGGCACATGAAGAAATTCATACTCCGAAGGGCTCACTCACATCCCATCTGGAATGTAACAGTATTCTACCATGAAGGATACAAGGAAACATGGCAGTTCAGGCACTCTCTTTCCAAGTGCAATGATCACTTAATTTTGTCCCACCCAGTGCCAAGATGAAAAAACACTtaatgtttccatgtttttattCCACCCTACTGTTGTACATGAAAGCCAGCTATACTTAAGgttgatttttcattttatggcAGGTATGTGAGTGCCAAAAACTCAAGGAGAATGTATTATACTGTAGTGACTTCACCACAacaaagatgattattttaatCATGCATATCCCCAAAACAGACGCAACTCTTGTCACTTTAATTACATGAATGgaaaagcatttttcttttcagcctcACCAATGGCTTCCTTCACAGCAGTATCAAGCTCCTTCTCTTTCAAGGCCATTTGTGTGTTGAACTCTCTCATCAGCTGCTTGATGGCAGAATTGTGCTTCATTTCCACATCTTCTATCTCCAGTCTATTAGAACAGAATAATTAAGgaaatgtatttaagtagcATGGACAccacataaatatttacagtttattacaaCCACTTGCCCACAAATGCAGATTAGTTTTCAGATATAAATTATTTGTTAACTTGTCACGAACTTACTTCAGCTTTTTCTCATTCTCTTCTAACAGCTCTTTCTTCATGTAGCCCAGGTCCTGTTCATGCTCCTTCCTCAGTAATCGGATGTCTTTCTGTAACCGGTTGAAGTCCTTGTGGAGTTTCTCTTTCTCGTTCCTCACCTGACTCAGGTTGCTCCTGAGAGCGTCCAGAGATTCACCGTCCTCATCCTGCGGAGGAGAGTGGTTTTCCATCTCGCTTTCCATCACGCTCTTGGTTTGCTGTACGCTGCTACATTCCACCTTCATCTCAGCCTCAACTACTGATGGATTTTGGACCTGCCTAATACTTGTCTGATGCTGATCAAGCTCGGCATCCTTTGCTCGTATTTCTTCTTTTAGGTGGCTTATTTCTGCCAGGAGTTTTTCCTTCTGCTCTTCTGCTTCTTTTAGCTTTGCCTCCATTTCATGTAGTGCTGATTCTGTTTCTTTGAGCTCCTCTTGTTGTGCTGTGTCTCTCTGAAGAGAGGACAGCTTCTCTTCATACATCTTTTTCAATTCCTctaaagacttttctttttcaagcCTCTCATTACTCAGAATTTGCTCCTGCTCTTCCTTAAGTTTGGCAAGAGCTTCctcaagtgtttttgttttttcttccaatGTTTCTATGTGTTGTTTTCCAGACATTTCATTGCTCTTGATTTCCTCCAGGCTGGTCTGAAGGGCCTTGATCGCCTGCTCTTTCTCCTCAAGTTGTGAGGTGAGCTGTTTTTTAATCTGAACAATTTTCTGCTCCGCttttttcttcagctctgaCACTTTCCGGGCGCTCTCTGCGGATAACTTTTCTTCAGTTACCTTCAGGCTTTCATCCTTGCTCTTGATAATCTCATCTTTCATCCTTTCAAATTCCTCCCTTTCACTTTCAAGCTCACGTTTACACTTTTGGTTGTCTTCCTCGAGGGACTGTAGTTTTTCCATCATCTCCTGCTCCAAGTTACCATTCTGATTGCACTGCATCTGGGTCTGTTGCAGCTGCTCTACCAACTCTTTCTTTTCACGCTCCCtgatgctgtgctgctgtttgaggTCGTCTGTGAGTTGTTCACACTCTTTTGTCTTTAAGGCTAACTGCTCCTGAAGCTCTCCCAGTTGACTGACGCAGGTCTCCAGCTCTGAGGTGAGTCCGCTGACCTTTTGCTCTTTCTCACTCAACACCTGGTCCATCTCAGACTTGCTGATGGACTGATTGTCAATACTTGCCTTTAGATTTAGCAGAGCTTCATTCTTTTCCGAGATTTCTCGCTCGAGCTCTTCAAGCCTGGTCTGCAGAGATGTAATAGTGTTGTCATTCTGGCTGAACTTCATCTCATACTCGGACAGACTGTTCCTGAGTGCATCTCCTTGCTCTAACGCACACTTTCTCTCCTGCTCTAATCTCTCAATGGTCTGCTCCATTTGAGCAGCAGCCTGTTGTTTCTCCTCTTTATACTGCTGGTTCAGCTGATTTATggcttcctccttctcttttatGCTACTTGCTAGCTGATTTTTCAGGTCACTGATGATTCTTTCCAAGTCGCTCATACGGGACTCGTTTGTTTCCATACTTTCTGATATGCTTCTGTTCATGCTACTCAGCTCCTCAATCTTCTGAACCTTTTCATTGATAGACTGAGAATGATGCTCCTTCTCATGTGTTAAGGCATTGATTTGCTCCCAATGAGCATTTACCTGAGCTTTCATCTGTTCTAATGAAATGCATAGATTGTTATTCTCCTCCGTCTGCTGGCGGAGATTCTCCTCTAAAGTGCTAATTCTGTCTACTTTTGTAAGGATGGTGTTTTTGAGATGTCCTACTTTTTTCTGACTCCAGAGCAGCCTGTCTTTCAGCTCTTTCACCCGACATTCAACTTTCTGACAGAGTTCAGCTGACCCACACTCCACTTTTGACTGAATCTCTTTACAGCAATGGTCCATTTGGTTGCTGATCATTATTAGTTGCTGCTGGAACTCTGCTTCATTGGATTGTAACCGAATGGCAGCTTCCTCAAATTTACTTTGCAAGTCTTGACTTTCTTTACATCTGGAACCTTCCACTTCCTTaagctgtttctctgtttcctccAGCTTCTCTGACAAAGTCTTAAATTTGTCtctgctctcttcctctgtcatgTTCAGCTTGTCTTGAAGGGCGTTTCTCTCATTCAGAGCCTGGTTAAGGTTCCTCTCCACTGACTCCATTTGCTCTTTAAGCAACGCTTCAACCTGAGACAAACTTTCAAGCTTAACTGCTGCTTTGTTAAGTTCTTCTTGCAGCTTCTGCACGGTGGTTTTTCGAATTGCCAGGTCCTCCTTTAAATCCTTTATTTCACATAACATTTGTTCATTCTCCTCTCTGCTTCTGCTAAGTTTCTGAGATAGCTCCTCCTGATCCTGGGTCTTCTCCTGTAgtatctgtgtctgtttctccATTATTTCCTCTTCTTGCTGTCCTAACTTCTTCTGCCAGCGGCGCTCAAGATCCTCAATCTCATGCTTATGGGTGTCACGTAGCTTCTCCAGTTCTTCCTTATGGTTGGCCTGCAGCTCTGACATTGCACTGCTGAGGCCCTGGGAACTTTTTTGGGCCATCTCAAGAATTTTTTCTTGAATTTGTTGCTCTTTCTGCTGAAGCTCAATCTCCTTCTTTCGAAGTTCTTCTTTCATGTCCTCTTCAACCTGCTGAAGCTTTTTCTTAAAATCGTCCCTCATTTCTTTGGCCCTCTGTTTGAACTTTTCCATCttggtttcatgttttttcacattagcTTCCATCTCAGCTATAGTGTTTTTAACCACCTTCTCAAGAGCAGCCTTTTCATCATCCAGCTGTTTCTTGAGACATATTTGTTCTTCTTGCTTAGTGTTCAGTTGTGCAGTAAATGACTCCTCCTGCTCCGAGAGGTTCGTTTTGGTTTGTTGTAACTCGAGCTCCAGATCTTGAAGTGACTTCTCCTTTTGCTGACAATCATTCTTTGCTAGATCTAACTGATGTTTCAAATCTGCCAAATCCCTCTTACACTCATCAAGCTCCTGTGTGATCTTATTTAACTCTGCATTTGACTCCTTTAGGCTCCCATTTTCCAGCTGGGATTGTGACAGACTCTGCTGCAACTCCTCCAATTCCTTAACCTTGACATGTAGCTCTTGGACAGTGGAATGTGAGTCCTCTTGTAGTGTTTTTTCCCTCAGGATGTGTTCTTCAagttccttttccttttccctcAGGACAATCTTCAAGGCGTTAAGCTCCTCCTTTAGAGTTTTCTCTAGACCTCCAAGTGACTGCTCATGCTCCTTTTTGATATTTTCAAGTTCTACACTGTGCTTTGCCACCTGATCTTGAAACCTCTTCTCATGTTCCCGCTGAGCTAAACCATGAGCATCTTCAGATGCCACCAACTTCTCCTCCAGAAGCTGTTTACTCTTCAAAGCCTCAGAAAGTTCAGAGGAAActgcctccagctctgcctgctTTTCATCCAGTTTCTCCAATGTTTTCTGGTTCATGTCTTCAACATGTGCTTGGAACTGcagctctttttctttcagaagGGTCTCCACTTCggctctgtgtttttcattaagCTCCTCAACAGCAGCATCATGCTGCTCCGTTAGGGAGCTCTTGTGCTTTTCCAGCTGTTCCTGGTGCTTTTTCTCTAATGCTGAgatttgctgtttgtgctgaTTCTTCAATTTGTCCAACTCACTGGAAAGTTCATGGGACAGATCTGATCCATCTTCTGATATCTTCTCCAGGGAACTCTCCAGCTCCAATATTCGCTGCAATCACATGTAGGTTGTTAGGTTATTTTAGAAAGTTAGTTCATAATTTCACAAGATCCTAAACACATTAGTGACAGGTATTTTGACCAATTAAACTGCACAGAATCAGTATCATTTCCACCAAATATTCAAAGCTTTAAAAGTATGGAGGAATGGTATTTCTGAAAAACAGTCCTCAAATTATCAACTTACTGATTTCTAACATTTGATTGCAATGTAACCAACTTTACTGTGCTCTGTAGAAAAGTTATTTATGTACAGTGagcattattttatatttaatagaTTTGAACCTAAATGTTCAGTATTAGTCAAGTAACatttaaaggttaaaaacaaacaaacaaaagaaaactcaCAGTTTTTGCAGTTTCTAACTCCAGTTGTATCTCTTTCATCCTGTTATCAGCTTCTGTCTGCAGAGCTGTCTTTTGTAACTCTGCATCCTCCAGAGCCAGAGAAGCCTGCTGCTCGTGCTCCTTGGATAGATGGGCAAACTCCTCTTTGCACTGCTCCTAAGcaacacaacattttaaaagggattgtttttcatctgatttTCTTGTATATGCTGTGAAATTTGATTAGTGAAAACATTTAGCACCCACCACAGCGTTGTTGACTCTGACACTTATCTCTGCTTCCTTAGCAGCCAAAGCTTCACTGTGGAGCTTTTCCAAACCAGCTACTGTTTCCTCTGATGATTTCTAACAaagaaataacaataatatctaaactaaacattaaaacataaattgcATTGTAAATAATAATGCAGTGGattgaaaaaaatctatttaattaTAATAACAGTTTTCTGCTtgactattattttttttattgtaaacacattaaataataaCTGTACTAAGTAGTAAGTAAGCTAGTAGTACTTaacttaaattaaatgaatataaCAAACCAACCAAAATAACCAACTCGCACAGACAGCCAATAATATTAAAGTACTATTAACTTCTCcaacatgaaaataaacaagtgCTCTGCAGAAGGCACTTCTGACCTTCATGATGGTGACAACCTCCTGTTTGACTCGTGTCAGTTCCTGCTGCAgactcttcctctcttcctcactgGCCCTTTCAACTTCTTTGACTTGCTCCTCCAGctgaacctgcagctgcttccgGGCCTCCTCCGCCCTCTGGGCTACACCCAATGCCCGTTCAAGTTCTTCAAATGCTTTGGGAAAAAAATCCCTGCATATTATTAACATATTCAGAAAAGAGCTTTTTCCTGTAAATGTACAAAAGTGGTATTTACTTACCCGATTTCTcagccttttctttctgttcctgcAATTCTTCTTTCTGGACAGTAGCCTGCTGGAGCCTGGAGCGTAGCTGTGCAAtctcctcttctttcatttccaGTGTCTCATGCATCTGACGCTTTGTCTCAGCAATAACCATTCCCTGAAAGCCAGTAACACATAAAAGATAACCAT is a genomic window of Mastacembelus armatus chromosome 15, fMasArm1.2, whole genome shotgun sequence containing:
- the golga4 gene encoding golgin subfamily A member 4 isoform X1, with the translated sequence MFKKLKQKINEEQSPQRNAQSPQQAQTGFGDRRSSQTPPFDHDGTSLPSDRESASKGPPRSPRGSINGDESASPHREEHQSFAQKLQLKVPSVESLIRSGASRAENLFRSPSKENLVRSSSRDSLTHLGENESSGAPSYDPPSDIESEAEEPPGSTEALSKEQLLHRLLRVERSLGKYRGKYSELVTAYRTVQRDKEKTQAILSQSQDKALRRIGELREELQMDQQAKKHLQDEFDAALEEKDQMITVLQTQVALLKKRLKRDSDGALPTEGEVTQSEDTENSASATQSPSKEEEVEPEVTEGEGNSDPTKLLEGLQKRVKRQENLLQKCTEVMRMHKERSAQLGSENETLQEQLQERLQELEKMKELHTTEKTKLITQLRDAKNLIEQLEQDKGMVIAETKRQMHETLEMKEEEIAQLRSRLQQATVQKEELQEQKEKAEKSAFEELERALGVAQRAEEARKQLQVQLEEQVKEVERASEEERKSLQQELTRVKQEVVTIMKKSSEETVAGLEKLHSEALAAKEAEISVRVNNAVEQCKEEFAHLSKEHEQQASLALEDAELQKTALQTEADNRMKEIQLELETAKTRILELESSLEKISEDGSDLSHELSSELDKLKNQHKQQISALEKKHQEQLEKHKSSLTEQHDAAVEELNEKHRAEVETLLKEKELQFQAHVEDMNQKTLEKLDEKQAELEAVSSELSEALKSKQLLEEKLVASEDAHGLAQREHEKRFQDQVAKHSVELENIKKEHEQSLGGLEKTLKEELNALKIVLREKEKELEEHILREKTLQEDSHSTVQELHVKVKELEELQQSLSQSQLENGSLKESNAELNKITQELDECKRDLADLKHQLDLAKNDCQQKEKSLQDLELELQQTKTNLSEQEESFTAQLNTKQEEQICLKKQLDDEKAALEKVVKNTIAEMEANVKKHETKMEKFKQRAKEMRDDFKKKLQQVEEDMKEELRKKEIELQQKEQQIQEKILEMAQKSSQGLSSAMSELQANHKEELEKLRDTHKHEIEDLERRWQKKLGQQEEEIMEKQTQILQEKTQDQEELSQKLSRSREENEQMLCEIKDLKEDLAIRKTTVQKLQEELNKAAVKLESLSQVEALLKEQMESVERNLNQALNERNALQDKLNMTEEESRDKFKTLSEKLEETEKQLKEVEGSRCKESQDLQSKFEEAAIRLQSNEAEFQQQLIMISNQMDHCCKEIQSKVECGSAELCQKVECRVKELKDRLLWSQKKVGHLKNTILTKVDRISTLEENLRQQTEENNNLCISLEQMKAQVNAHWEQINALTHEKEHHSQSINEKVQKIEELSSMNRSISESMETNESRMSDLERIISDLKNQLASSIKEKEEAINQLNQQYKEEKQQAAAQMEQTIERLEQERKCALEQGDALRNSLSEYEMKFSQNDNTITSLQTRLEELEREISEKNEALLNLKASIDNQSISKSEMDQVLSEKEQKVSGLTSELETCVSQLGELQEQLALKTKECEQLTDDLKQQHSIREREKKELVEQLQQTQMQCNQNGNLEQEMMEKLQSLEEDNQKCKRELESEREEFERMKDEIIKSKDESLKVTEEKLSAESARKVSELKKKAEQKIVQIKKQLTSQLEEKEQAIKALQTSLEEIKSNEMSGKQHIETLEEKTKTLEEALAKLKEEQEQILSNERLEKEKSLEELKKMYEEKLSSLQRDTAQQEELKETESALHEMEAKLKEAEEQKEKLLAEISHLKEEIRAKDAELDQHQTSIRQVQNPSVVEAEMKVECSSVQQTKSVMESEMENHSPPQDEDGESLDALRSNLSQVRNEKEKLHKDFNRLQKDIRLLRKEHEQDLGYMKKELLEENEKKLKLEIEDVEMKHNSAIKQLMREFNTQMALKEKELDTAVKEAIAKAQNVETELINSHREETSQLRKLITQKEDDLHRTVQKYEQVIQSREEEMGDRVWQVQKELEELQAKSYGTSEMSAEDLQAQLAEKTTLLSQARLKEQEFVEKIRSLEDKIKCFHRKTVVTHLGSTFKDPGFNSTDALSEPTEMEYLRKVLFEYMMGRETKTMAKVITSILKFPPDQAQKVLDKEDTKTIPWLR
- the golga4 gene encoding golgin subfamily A member 4 isoform X2, with the protein product MLAGMIAEPAFLSEYTIFALDHSKRPKTAPVASVSASKGPPRSPRGSINGDESASPHREEHQSFAQKLQLKVPSVESLIRSGASRAENLFRSPSKENLVRSSSRDSLTHLGENESSGAPSYDPPSDIESEAEEPPGSTEALSKEQLLHRLLRVERSLGKYRGKYSELVTAYRTVQRDKEKTQAILSQSQDKALRRIGELREELQMDQQAKKHLQDEFDAALEEKDQMITVLQTQVALLKKRLKRDSDGALPTEGEVTQSEDTENSASATQSPSKEEEVEPEVTEGEGNSDPTKLLEGLQKRVKRQENLLQKCTEVMRMHKERSAQLGSENETLQEQLQERLQELEKMKELHTTEKTKLITQLRDAKNLIEQLEQDKGMVIAETKRQMHETLEMKEEEIAQLRSRLQQATVQKEELQEQKEKAEKSAFEELERALGVAQRAEEARKQLQVQLEEQVKEVERASEEERKSLQQELTRVKQEVVTIMKKSSEETVAGLEKLHSEALAAKEAEISVRVNNAVEQCKEEFAHLSKEHEQQASLALEDAELQKTALQTEADNRMKEIQLELETAKTRILELESSLEKISEDGSDLSHELSSELDKLKNQHKQQISALEKKHQEQLEKHKSSLTEQHDAAVEELNEKHRAEVETLLKEKELQFQAHVEDMNQKTLEKLDEKQAELEAVSSELSEALKSKQLLEEKLVASEDAHGLAQREHEKRFQDQVAKHSVELENIKKEHEQSLGGLEKTLKEELNALKIVLREKEKELEEHILREKTLQEDSHSTVQELHVKVKELEELQQSLSQSQLENGSLKESNAELNKITQELDECKRDLADLKHQLDLAKNDCQQKEKSLQDLELELQQTKTNLSEQEESFTAQLNTKQEEQICLKKQLDDEKAALEKVVKNTIAEMEANVKKHETKMEKFKQRAKEMRDDFKKKLQQVEEDMKEELRKKEIELQQKEQQIQEKILEMAQKSSQGLSSAMSELQANHKEELEKLRDTHKHEIEDLERRWQKKLGQQEEEIMEKQTQILQEKTQDQEELSQKLSRSREENEQMLCEIKDLKEDLAIRKTTVQKLQEELNKAAVKLESLSQVEALLKEQMESVERNLNQALNERNALQDKLNMTEEESRDKFKTLSEKLEETEKQLKEVEGSRCKESQDLQSKFEEAAIRLQSNEAEFQQQLIMISNQMDHCCKEIQSKVECGSAELCQKVECRVKELKDRLLWSQKKVGHLKNTILTKVDRISTLEENLRQQTEENNNLCISLEQMKAQVNAHWEQINALTHEKEHHSQSINEKVQKIEELSSMNRSISESMETNESRMSDLERIISDLKNQLASSIKEKEEAINQLNQQYKEEKQQAAAQMEQTIERLEQERKCALEQGDALRNSLSEYEMKFSQNDNTITSLQTRLEELEREISEKNEALLNLKASIDNQSISKSEMDQVLSEKEQKVSGLTSELETCVSQLGELQEQLALKTKECEQLTDDLKQQHSIREREKKELVEQLQQTQMQCNQNGNLEQEMMEKLQSLEEDNQKCKRELESEREEFERMKDEIIKSKDESLKVTEEKLSAESARKVSELKKKAEQKIVQIKKQLTSQLEEKEQAIKALQTSLEEIKSNEMSGKQHIETLEEKTKTLEEALAKLKEEQEQILSNERLEKEKSLEELKKMYEEKLSSLQRDTAQQEELKETESALHEMEAKLKEAEEQKEKLLAEISHLKEEIRAKDAELDQHQTSIRQVQNPSVVEAEMKVECSSVQQTKSVMESEMENHSPPQDEDGESLDALRSNLSQVRNEKEKLHKDFNRLQKDIRLLRKEHEQDLGYMKKELLEENEKKLKLEIEDVEMKHNSAIKQLMREFNTQMALKEKELDTAVKEAIAKAQNVETELINSHREETSQLRKLITQKEDDLHRTVQKYEQVIQSREEEMGDRVWQVQKELEELQAKSYGTSEMSAEDLQAQLAEKTTLLSQARLKEQEFVEKIRSLEDKIKCFHRKTVVTHLGSTFKDPGFNSTDALSEPTEMEYLRKVLFEYMMGRETKTMAKVITSILKFPPDQAQKVLDKEDTKTIPWLR